GCCATAATTAAAGCATACGGGAAGATGATTTGCAGCGTCTCCAGCGTGAACGGAATCTGCGGAATATGGAAGGGCGGCAGGCTCCCGCTCACCGAGGCAATGTCGCGCACCAGTTTGGTATCAATGCCGAAGCCCATCACCACGCCAAACACCACCAGAATAGCTACCAAAGAAGGCGGAACAGCTTTGGTAATCTTGGGCAGCAGCAGAATAATGGCAATGGTGAGCGCCACCAGCCCCGCCATGATATAGAGCGTGTCGCCGGAAAGCCAGCCGGTGCCGGTTTTAAACTGCTCCACCTGTGACATGAAGATGATGATGGCCAGCCCGTTCACAAACCCGAACATGACCGGCTGTGGCACCAGCCTGATAAACTTGCCCAGCTTGAATACGCCCACCAGAATCTGCAGAATTCCCGCCAAAGCCACGGCTGCAAACACATATTCCAGGCCGTGGCTCTGCATCAAAGCAATCAAGACTACCGCCGTGGCGCCCGCGCCACCGGAGACCATGCCCGGCCTTCCGCCTAGAACCGCCGTGACCAAACCCATGATAAAGGCGGCGTACAAACCCACCAACGGCGGAAACCCGGCCAGAATGGCAAAAGACAGCGACTCCGGAATCATGGTCATGGCCACGGTGAGGCCGGCCAGAATCTCTTTTTTATAATCTACTTTCTGGCTGAAATCAAATAAACGTATGATGGGTTGCATTCTAAACAATTCAATTTAATTCTAAAAAAGCGCAGGCACACTCGGCATACCAGACCTATTTCTAAAGTCTGTGCCAGGCACGCAACATGCGAAGTTACAGGAAGGACGATTTGAAAATGCCAAAGGTCAGGAAAACCTCAGGCTCAGGGCGGGGTGACGCTTATGAAATAAAGAAAGGAGGTTGCCATACTTCTGGCAAAAGTAATTTAAAATTCACAGAAACTGCTACAGGAGCATGCCGCCCTTCGGAAATAGGGTAAACCAAAAAATCCGTTTTGGGGCTCATTTTCAGAAATGAGCCCCAAAACGGATTAACGGGTGTTCTACAAGAAACTGGTTATTTCTTAAGTGGAGCGCCTACGGCAATAGAGCAGTCATGGCCGGGTTGGCCGTGCGGCGGATTCATGCCGGGCGCAGTGGCCGTTGGCATTGCCGGAACTGGGGTTGGGGCGGCTACAGGCACCGGCGTTGGGGTTGGTGACACCACCGTTCCCGCAGAAGCGGCTGGTGTTTGCGCCGGTGATCCGTTCAACGGGGCCCCTACCTGAATGTCGCAGCGGTGGCCGGGCTGGCCGTGCGGCGGGTTCAGGGCCGCGGTGGCGCCGGCGTTTCCACCGGTGGTGTCACCGGCTGCGGCCGGGGTATTAGTACTGAACGTGGCCGGCGTTGGGGTGAATGAGCCGTTGGCGGTATTTTTTTTCTCTGAGCAGCCCATTGCCACCAGCAAAGAAGCAACCAAGAAAAGACGTGACGAATTTTTCATATAAACCTATAAGTTTCAGGCCTAACGTGCAGGCCAGTAGCTGAGTTCCCAGCTATTCTGTGTAAAGATAAGTAGAAGTACCACATCTGCGGCATATATTCTTGCAAAAGCATGCGGTGTAGCTTGGCCTACTCCCACTGTTGTGCTGTGGTGGTTTAACCAAAAATTATTTCTTCAAAAGTTCTCGCATTTTTCACCTTTTCAATCCATTCTGTTTTATTCTCGTCCTCATCTAATAAGTATAATTGGGCTAACATATGGTTACGAACTTCTTCAATGGTCAACCTTTCTCCGGTGGAGAGGAATACTAGCTCCACCTTACAGAAATTAGGTATAAAGCTAAAAAACTGCCTTGCCAAACCAGGCAGTTTTCTATCTGTTACCCTATAAACCTCACCCGTGAATACCAAAGCAGATTCTGACACAAAAAATCCGTTTTGGGGCTCATTTCTGAAAATGAGCCCCAAAACGGACTTCTAACTACCTGTCTCTAAAAAATCAATTCAAAGACGGCATCTGTTTTTTCTTGGGGAACGCAGACTTAGACGCGAAGATGATCACCTGAATCATGAGCCCCAGGCCCACCAGCAGCACCACCTCAAACTGCGTGAGAATGGCCGAGCCGGCAATAATCTTCTTTGACTGGTTGTTCAGCAGGCGGCCTTCCTCTACCTGTATGCCAGACAGCTGCTCCAGATGCGCGGCGGCTTGCTGGTACTGGGCGTCTAACAGCGGCTTCGCCGAGGAGGTGGTCTGCGCCAGGTTGCCCGGTGCAGCCAGATATTGCCGTTCCAGTTTACCAATGGTGGCCATGTTTTGCTGCAAAGCGCCAAAGTAAGACGCCTCTGCCGTGGTAAGCTTGGTCTTGGCGTAATTCTCCATGAGCCCCGCTATGGCGGTGTTGTGCTGGTTGATTTTTGGCAACATACCCGCTGCCGCGCCACCCTGGTAGGCACAGTTGTCAACCATCATTTTTTTCTGGTACAAATGCCCAGACAGCTGGAAAATGTAACTCTCCACCAGCAATCGGTCTTCATACACAGATGAAAACGAATGGCCCAGTTCAGTCACATTTCTACTGTCAACGGTATTTTTCACCAGCACCAGCACTACAATCACTGCCAGTATAAGCGCTGCCTTCCCTTTCTGCTGAATGCTATATCCCCATTTCATAAATCTTCTGGTTAAAAGTTTCACAAACCCAACGGTGGTCAAGGCAAGCATTGCGTTTGCCACACCTTTAGCACCCTTAAGTTACTAAAAAAATTCCACATATCCGTTTGTTTCCCAAAGTGATAGCACATTCCCACCACCCACAAAAACCTTGCAGGGAATTATGTCACTTTTGCAGGGCGAGCGAAGAGCACCAGTCCGAAGAGTACCGCAAACACGCCATACGCCGCCGCCAAAACCATGAGGTACACTGGTGGTTCTGCTGCGGCCCACACTCCTTTGCCCAACGCCAGCGCGCCCATCAGAAAGTGCAGGAAATTGGCCATGCTCAAGGGCCGCGCATACACCCCGCCCAGCAGCAGGCGTCTCGCCATCCAGTTCAGCACCCCAAACGCCAGGTACAGCGCCCCCAGCAGTTGCATGGCCAAGGCCATCTCCTGTTGGGCTTCGCCGCACAGCCACGCAGTGAAACTGTCTGGGAAAAACGAAAAATACAAGCCCAGCGCGCCCATAAAAACCGCACTGCCGCTCATAAGAATTCTGGTATTCATTTTAAAGGCAGTAAGAGATTGAACAGGCACTATGCAAGCTTCAGGGCGCAAAAGGAAAAATCCGTTTTCGGGCTCAATTTCAGAAATGAGGCCAAAAACGGATTAGAAAACAAGTGTTATTTTCTGGCGTTGCTTTAACAATAGACAAGGGCGCTTACCACCTAATGGCTTGCTGGTTAGACTTCCGCAACAAAGCCATGCCAAACATTCTCTCTTCCCCTACTTGGAGTTGCATTCACTAGAAGCTACAAATTTGCGTGGTCCGCCACTGTGGCTTATGCCCTGGGTGGCGCGTGGCCATTTGGTTTCCTTTGAGCCCAAACTACGGCATTTGCAGACCTCCATTCTTGACCGGCTAACCTTTTGCCCTGAAACAGAGTATTTAAAAAATACTATAGATCTATTGTCTACAGTATGTCAACCGAACCTCAAGACTACCACTATGAAAAATTTACAAGGATATTTCTTAGCATTAATGTTAGTGTTCACCCTTACGCTCACCAGTTGTGAGTTGGTGGGTGACATTCTGGAAGTGGGCATGTGGATGGGCATTATCATTGTGCTGGCCATTATCTTCATTGTGTACTGGTTATTCAAGAAGATCAGACGCTAGCCGTTTTTGCCCTCATTTCCAGAAATGAGCCCGAAAACAGAAAAGGGGAACTGCTTTAGTGCGGCTCCCCTTTTTTGTTTTCTGTGCCAACTTATTGCTTCACTACCCGCAGCATGGTCTGCTGGTCTGCGTACCGAACCTGCACAAAATAGACACCAGCGGGCTGTCGCTGCAGAGTCACTTCTTCTGACTGCCCCGCTTGCACCTGTACCTGCTGGGTCATGACCTGTTTCCCGCTGCTATGGAACACGGTGAGGTGGGCCGTGCCTTCCTGCAGGTAAGTTCCCCGCAAAGAGAAGCTACCGCTGGTGGGGTTAGGATACAGGGCCAGGCTGGCGGTTGGGTGCGTGGCGCCGGGCGCCACGGCAATTGCCTTTGACACCGTGGTGGTACCGTCAAAATCTGTCTGGCGCAGCCGCAGGTAAATGGTTTGCCCCGGGTGCCCCGAAATCTTGTGCTGGTACACACGCGTCACCTGGCTGTTGCCCGCGCCTTCCACCTGGTCCCCTACCGGCCTGAAAAGGTAGCCGTCAAGGCTTTGCTCCAGCTGAAAAAAGGCGTTGTTGTCTTCTGAGGCCGTGGCCCATTCTACCTGCACCTGCCCGTTGGCCCGTTTGGCCTTGAGGTACAGCAAAGACACGGGCAGTGGCACCGCACCCGGCCCGTCTGGTGCCAGCATGGCAAACGGTGAGAACGAGGTAATACCGGTCCTGGTCATGCTGTATTGTCCGTTGGCTAGGGTGGCCCTGCCGGCGGGCAGCCTGTCCCAGGTGCCGTTTTCATAGTGCGCCAGGTAAATATTGTCTTCTTTGAAACCCCGCAAAGTGTCAGAAGCCTGCCAGTAGAGCGTGATTTCCATGTTGGAGCCACCTTTCTCCTTTTCGTCAATAAACCAGGTTTTGTTCACGGCCTTGGTATCTATAAGTACGCCCTGCGGTTCATCATTGAGGTAACCGGTGTAGAGGCTGTTGATAGCGCGCACGCCAAAAGTGTCTGTGACGCCGCTGGTCAGTTTGAGGGAGATGGGCGTGTACTGGGAATTCCCCACCGGAATTTTGGCCGACTCCCCGGCTTTCAATTCTACCCGCACGCGGCCTTTGCCCTGGGTCTGAATGTAGCTTTGCGCGTCATGCTCAGAGAATTTACGATGGTCTTTCATATGCAGGTCAAAATCGCCCAATGCTAGCTTTCCACCGCCTTTAATCTTCAAATGTCCGGTTACCACGGTTTTGCTTTTCAGTGTTTTCACTTGCCAGCCCTCAATCTGGAGGTTTCCGTACGTAACCGTGGCAATGTCTTGCACATCCATGGCGCCGTACACAACGGTACTGCCCGGTGCCACCTGCCCCAACGTAGGCAACTCTTTGTTATTGATATACAACGTGGCACTGTCCAGCACGTCAACGGTACCCCTAAAGGTGAACGCAGCCGGAATATTGAACACGGCCTTGCCCGTTAACACCAGTTTAGCCGAGGCAGGTAAGGACAGATTAGAGGTAAGAGAAGTAGCCTGCAATCTGGCTTGCGTTAGCTGGAACTGCTGGTTCTCCCCGGCAAGACTGCTGGGGCTGAACCCAGTTAAATCTGCTTTGGAAGACCAGGTGCCCACATTGTCTAAGCTGCCGGTTGGTTTGGAGTAGAAAACCAGATCCTTCACGGCTTGCAACTGTACGTCATCTATGGCCAAATCATCGCGCTTATTTTTAGCCGCGAACTGGTTGGTCCACCGAATGAAGATTTCCTGGCCGGGCTGCAGCAGAATGCCCCTTATGGGGAACTGCTTTTTGATGGTCAGGTTAGCAGGCAGATTTCCATCCAAGACATCTTTGTTCTTAACAAACGGCGAGGTGGCATTCATAGAATCCAGGGAAATGTAGCCTGTTTCTGTGAGTGTGGCAGCGCCCACTTTGTAGGAAACCAGCATGGTAGAACTGGCGTTGCCCTGGGAATTATTCCATTGCTTCACGGTGTAGTTGAGCAATAGGTGCCTAATAGGCTCATTAGTGTTGTTTTTAACCTTAATTCCCCAGTAAACGTCACTACCAGAGGTCATAACAGCCCCAAATGATCGGTTTGTTTCTGTACCTACCCCAAAACTGGTGACACCATTGGTGGGGTTGGTTCCGTCTGATGGCTTAATGGTGGAAAGGTCGTACCCATTTACAGTTGTTTCTGCGTACCATCCGGGCAAAGAGGTATTGTTTTGCCAGGTAGTTGAGGGCGAGGTTGAGGTAGGCAGCGAGTTAAAATTCTGTGTGTAGGTAAAGGGCAGGGACCCGATGGTCACCTGGGCGTTTACTTCGGCCTTGGGCAAAAGCAGTATGCTTACCAAGCATAACATTTGATAGGGGGAGTACAAATGCTTCATATGAATGTTTAAAGAAAGTGACATGATAATTCTGAGTGTTACATAAGCTTCGGGGTTAAGTACGGTGGCAAGTAAGCAGATAGATTTTAACAATTCATCCTATTTTTACTTTGTATTTTTCCATTATATAGCCTTGCCGCTTGAACTAACATCTTTGGTATTATTATATAAAGTCAATTATAAATTGCTTAAATAACATCATCAAGGCTATTAATTTAAATAATGAGACTAATCAAATATTAAATTTAACAGCTACGCTTTTTATAATTATTGTTTATTTATTCCTATTTCTGATTATATCTTGGACAGCCTCAAAATCAAATTAAAATAATCCTATAATTATTTTCTCTTTATTATAAAATTTATATATATATAAACTATATATTATCCCTTATCTACAATTCTGGCCACAGCCGTTCTACCATTTTCTAGTATAACCCTGAAAATCAACTTCGTTTAGACTATGGTTATAGGGGATATTTTAGGTTTTCATAGCCTGATTAGCAAGCACTTTGCCGGTGGCCGTGTAGATGCACTATCTCACTGTCAAGAACTTTTAATGCCCACGGGATTGGGACTAATCACGCAGGTTACTCAGTGTCATTCAATTCAGAAAGAGGGAGTTTGAAATCCGTTTTCGGGCTCATTTCTGAAAACGGGGCCGAAAACGGCGATGAACCTGGAGCGTGTTGGCCAGGTCTGTTTAGGTGCCAACGAAATGGTGCTACACCTCACAGATGGGCATAAAAAAAGGCCCGAAGGCCTTTTCTCTCACTATAAGTCTGTTCTGATTATCGCTTGCGCTCTGGCATGGTGCCCAAGATGTAGTCCCATAACGGCGACGAAACGCCGTAGGCGCGCTCCGGGTCTTTGTAATGGTGAATGCTGTGGTGAATCCAAAGCGTCTTCAAAAAGTTCTTGGGCGGCGCGTAGGCATGCACCGCGTAGTGCACAAACAGATACAGGGCATAGCCAAAAAGGAACCCCGCCACCAGCCCGAACACCAGTGAACCAAACACCAGCTTGAACACAAAAAAGAAAAACGACGCAATGAACAAGCTCACAATGGGCGGCATGGCCAAACGCGTTTTGTCTTTGGGGTAGTCATGGTGGTTGCCATGGAACGTGTACTGCACCTTGCGCTTGAACTCATTGGTAGGCGCCATGTGAAAGATGAAGCGGTGCGCCATGTACTCCACCAGCGAGAAAATCAGCCAACCCGCCAGAAATAAACCTACCGCCGACAGCACATCTAAAAAGCCGTACGTGAAGCCGTACACCAATAGGCCGGTGGCAATGACCAGGAAAATAGAAATAGGCAGTGCAATATGCGTATGGGTCATGCGCTCCAGCACCGGATTCTTGAAAATAGTGGCAGATCCTTTATGACTCGGTTTCATAGCTTCCATAAGTTTATAAAATCGGTTCTCTCCTTTGAAACGCCCAAAATTAACGAAAATATATGAAGCTACCCTGAACAATGTTTACCGACCGGCTTGCATCAACGGCACCAAGGCCTGCGCAGCTTGGGCAACAGACAGCCCATCTACCTCTAAAATAACAGGTGCCTGCGCATAAAACAATGCCCGCTGGGTTAAGGTTTCGGCTAAAAACGCCAGTAATTCCTGCGGTGATTTGTCTCTGAGCAACGGTCTCACCTGCAAATCTGTTTCTGTTAACCTTGTCACCAGTTCCTGGGGTGCTACCTTTAAGTATACCGCCAAACCAGCATCCAGCATAAAGGCCATGTTGTCATGAAAGCAGGGCGCGCCCCCACCGGTAGCCAGAATTACATTCTCTTGCAGGTTTTTCACGCGGCGCAACGCCTTCGCTTCGGCCTGCCGGAAATACGCCTGCCCTTTCTGCGCGAACACCTCTGCGATAGACAAACCCTCCTGCTCTTCAAGCAGCGTGTCCAAATCCAGGAACTGATACCCCAACTCCGCTGCCAATACCTTCCCCACCGACGACTTCCCGGAGCCGGGCATGCCTACCAGGAAAATACAAGAAGGTGTTGAAGTTATGTAAGACGAAGTCATATTTTTATTAGGGCCAATTCGACCTTTATTATTTTGTCATCCTGAAAGGACCTTTTGGGCTAGCTAGGTGGGCTTTTCGTGACTATTTGTACGGACAGGTCGCGACCTGTCCACCACGCATTGCTGATTCACGCTTTCCCGAGAATCATTTTTACTTCCAAAGAAACTGCGAAAAGGCAACCTCAACGGAAGAGGATAGGTCGCGACCTGTCCGTACGAGGGGAATGCGTGGTGCAGATAATTCCCGTTTTCGGGCTCATTTCTGAAATCAAGCCCGAAAACGGAAATTCCTTACAGCAAACTTTGCACCTGCTGCAGCGTGGGCACATCATTGTGGTGCCATTTGCCTACCACCACACCGTTCTTGAGTAAGAGCAGACCCGGATTCGCTCTAATCACGGTTTTCAAAACCGTAGCATCAGCAAAGAAATACGGCGCGGCCAGGTTCACTTCATGCCGGAACACGTCAAACTCCTGGCTGCTGCTGGAGGTCAAGACCACTGGCACCACCTTCGGGTCTTGGTTGCGTTCCAAGCCTTCCAGCAGGGCATTAATTTCTTTAAAACTGCCTGGGTTGGTTTTGGCCACGGTGTGCACTACCACCAGTAAGCGGTTGCCGAGGAACATTTCCTGCGTGAAATCGCCTTGGTCGTTCCAGACGTTGAAGTCGGTGATTTTGGGGCCGTCTTCCGGGTTTTGCGGCACCATCTTCTTGAATTTGTAGGTGGTGTCTGTGGGGTAGGTGGTGAAGGTGTATTGCTTTCCGCCTTTCTCCATATGGTATTCATACCTGATGGGCGCGGAGGGTTTCATCAAAGCCGGAATATTGGCTCCCACTTTATAGGCCCTGAAATCGAAATAAGGCTCGTGAAGATACGCGTACACGCCCATGCCCACCGATAGAATAACGGCCACCAACACCACAGCGCTGGCCGTTTTCGGGCTCCATTTTGGAAATGAAGGCAAAAACCGCTTCGTGGCCAGCAAGATAATCAGCAACACCAGCAAGATAACATCTTTGGTAAATGACTCCCATGGCGTGAGTTTGATGAAATCCCCGAAGCAGCCGCAGTCTGTTACCTTATCATATCTTGCTGAATAATAAGTAAGGAATGTAAAGAACAGCGTAAGCGCGAACAATAGCCACAGCACCAAATTGGTTCGCCAGCGCACCAGCAAGGCCACGCCCAAGACCACTTCCAAGGAACTCAGAAAAATGGACAAGTACAGCGCGTAGGGTTTGAAGGCCAGAAACAGCGTGGAGAAGCTTACCGAAAAAACATCAAAATATTCTTCCAGCTTGATGGCGGTGCCCATGGGGTCGTTGAGCTTGATTAGGCCGGAGAAGATGAACAGACCGCCCACCACCAGCCAGGCAAACCTATTCAGCAGACGAGGCAGCATGGTTTGGGTAGTTTAGTTTAATCAAACAGAAAACGGCGTAGTTGAGCATGTCACGGTAATTGGCCTCTACGCCCTCAGATACTATGGTTTGGCCGTCGTTGTCCTCAATTTGCTTCGTGCGGTAAATCTTCATCAAGATTAAATCGGTCATAGACTCCACACGCATGCTGCGCCAGGCTTCCCCGTAATCATGGTTTTTGTCCTGCTGCAGGCTGTGGGTTTGGCGTATCTGGTCTTCGTATAGTTCGCGCACGCGTTCCACGGGTAAGGCTTGCTCGGTTTCGCCCTGCGCCATTAATTGCTCTTGTATCAAGGCAATCACGCAGTAGTTCACAATGGCCACAAACTCAGAGGTGATGTCATCCTGAATCTTCTGGGTGCCTTTTTCCTGTATGGAGCGTATGCGCTGGGCTTTGATGAAAATCTGGTCGGTGAGCGAGGGAAGCCGCAAAATGCGCCACGCGGTGCCGTAATCCTGCGTTTTCTGCAGAAACAGGCGCTGGCACGCATCAATCACGCGCTGGTATTCTTGGGCGGTTTGGTGAATCAACTTTTTCGCTTTACTTTTATAGAAACTGAAAAAATAGGTTAGAGCATGTTTAAATTTGTCTTTTGCGCTGCAAAATGGTATCAAATGAACCTGACTTCGCCATTTTTTCTCACCATAGCGGGGCTATGCTGCTCAAAAATGGCTTTGCCAGAACCATTCGCTACCACCTTTCGCTTGCAAAACCAAAATTTAAACAAGCTCTAATTGACCGCGAAAGATACACTTTTTTGCAAAAAGATTACCCTTAACTGCGGGGGCCGGTTGGTGGTGCTAGAGCAGCCTGCCGTCATGGGCATCCTCAACCTCACGCCAGATTCATTCTACGCCGGCAGCAGACTCAACGGCATAGAAGAAGCGTTGCGGCAAGCCGAAAAAATGCTCACCGAGGGCGCTACGTTTCTAGACATAGGCGGCTATTCTACGCGGCCCAATGCCCCAGAGGTTACAGAACAACAGGAACTGCAACGCGTAGTACCGGTCATAGAGGCAATAACAAAGGCTTTTCCGGAGGCGCTGCTTTCCATTGACACGTTCAGAGCCACCGTGGCCGAAGCTGCTGTTTCTGCCGGTGCCTTGCTGGTGAATGACGTGTCTGGCGGAACCTTGGATGATGCCATGTTCGCTACTGTGGGCAAATTGGGCGTACCGTATATTCTGATGCACATGCGGGGCACGCCGCAAACCATGACCAGCCTCACGCAGTATGACAACGGACTGCTGGAGGAACTGGTTTCTTATTTTGCCGTGCGGGTAGCCAAATTGCGCGAAGACGGCGTGAAAGATATTATCTTAGACCCAGGCTTCGGGTTTGCGAAAACTGTGGAGCAGAATTATCAGTTGCTGCGTAGGCTGAAAGAACTGCAATTGCTTGAGCTTCCGCTGTTAGTGGGTTTGTCACGAAAATCCATGACGTACAAACCACTGCACGTGGGCCCCGAAGAAGCGCTCACCGGCACAATTGCCGCCCACACCCTGGCGTTACTCAACGGAGCCGACATTCTGCGCGTGCATGACGTAAAGGAAGCCGTACATACCATAGAAATCGTAAAAAAGACCATAACCGCGTGATTCAACTGTTTTCCATAGGGTTTTTAGAGATCAACTGGCTAGACGTCATAGATGTGCTGCTGGTGACGGTGCTCCTGTACCAACTCTACAAACTCCTCACGGGAAGCGTGGCGCTCAAAATCTTTCTGGGGTTACTCTCCATCTACCTGCTCTACCTGATTGTGCGCGCGGCGGGCATGGAATTGCTCACTATCATTCTGGGGCAGTTCATGGGCGTAGGCGTGCTGGCTGCCATCATTGTATTCCAACCCGAGATTAGGCGATTTCTATTGATGATTGGCAAGACCACCGCCTTCAACAATGACAAACTGTTCAAAGGCTTCCCGTGGCGCAAAAACGAAAACCCCGATAAACTCGCCATCACCCCGTTCATTGAAGCCGCTAAATCCTTGGCCGGCAAAAACACTGGTGCGTTAATTGTCTTCGCCAGAAGCTCTGAACTCCGGTACTTCGCCGAGTCTGGGGATGCCATTGACGCCATTGTAAGCAAGCGTCTGCTTATCTCTATCTTCAACAAAAACAGCCCGCTGCATGACGGCGCCGTGATTATCCAAGGCAACCGCATCAAAGCCGCCCGCTGCATCCTGCCCGTGACCGAAAGCAACGACGTGCCCGCCTCTATGGGGCTTCGGCACCGCGCCGCCATTGGCCTTTCTGAAGTCACCGACAGCGTGGTGCTGGTGGTCTCTGAGGAAACTGGCCAAATCTCCATCGTGCGCAACGGCGAAGTCAACCGTAACCTCTCCGCCGCTGACCTCCGCTCCAAACTCAACCACTACCTCTTTGACATTGAACCGAAAGTGGTGGAGAAAGTAGCTGCCGCTTAGGTTTTGGTTAATTACTCTTTTCTGAAAGTAAGCAAACATTTAAAAAATCATGAAGAAATTATTATTGGTATGTATTAGTTTTCTTTTGTTCCATTGCACACATTCCCAGCAAATCAAACTTGACGACCATGGGGTCTCTGTCACCCTTGATGACAACTGGAGCTACAGCAAGCTTTCAAATGACACTTATGTTCTTAAGTATAAGTGCGAGCAGGATGCAGCTTTCTGTAAGAATATAGTGATTCGAGTCATTAAAAACACAAATAAAGAAACATTAGAACAGGTCGCCCAGACTATAGTTGAAACATTGCCTTCCAGATACGAGGCGTATAAGTTAGTAAGTGTCAAGGGGGATACCATTGAGGGCAAGGAATACAAGGTGATAGACTATATAATAAAGGAGAAGGATATACACTTGGGTAACACAACAGTGGTCACAAGAAGGAACAATGACTTAATTCTTTTCCATTTCGCAGGATTAAATCAACCGAAGGGGAATTTCCTCAAAGAAAGAAATTCCTTTTTTGCTTTTTTAGCAGGCGTGCAAATTGAACATAAAAATGAAAACGTTCACTAACAACACTTAAACGCCAGCCTCGGCCGTTGCTCGCCATTTGCAAAAACTCTACCACTGGGATTGATAAATCCCCGACATACTACTTTCGGATTGGTAAATCCGAAAGAGCAAAAAACAGGAATAAACTGGTTTACTGGAAAAGTCGTAATTTGGGATTGATATGAAAGTTATCAGCGACCAGATAGGAAGAATCAAAAGCCTCTGTGACCAGCACAGCGTTAGGAGCCTATTTGCGTTTGGCTCGGTTACCACAGAAAGATTCAAAGCTGACAGCGACATTGATTTAGTGGTTGATATTGACGCCGCTGACCCACTAGAATACACAGACCATTATTTTGAATTGAAATTTCAGTTAGAGCAAATCCTTCAGAGAGAAATTGATTTACTGGAGCAGAAAGCTATTAAAAACCCATTTCTCAAAAAAGAGATTGACCGTACCAAAATTCTTATTTATGGAGAATGATATCAAGGCATGGTTAACTGACATCAAAAGGTCAATCACTGAAATTTACGACTTCCTGCCAGCAGAGAAAAATTTCTCTACCTTCCAGCAAGACCTGAAAACAAGGAAAGCAGTTGAGCGGAATCTTGAAATTATAGGAGAAGCCCTAAACAGAATTTTACGGGTGAATCCTGATATACACATCACCAACTCCCGCCGGATTGTAGATACCAGAAACAGAATCATACACGGCTATGACACCGTTTCAGAGGAAATTATTTGGTCAATAGTTATGAAAGAGTTGCCAAAACTTGAAGGAGAAATTGACCGACTGCTCCTCTAAATAACAACCGCACTACTTCCCGTTTCCGGCTTCTTTTCCCAAAACGAGGCCAAAAACGCAATCTTCAAAACCACACTTCGCTGATTCTTAGCAGTTCTTAAAATAGTTTGTATCTTTTTGGCGCTAAAACCTTAATTCTATGCGCTACCTCCGTCCTTTCTTCCTTGCCTTGTTCTCGCTG
This region of Rufibacter sp. LB8 genomic DNA includes:
- the folP gene encoding dihydropteroate synthase, which gives rise to MGILNLTPDSFYAGSRLNGIEEALRQAEKMLTEGATFLDIGGYSTRPNAPEVTEQQELQRVVPVIEAITKAFPEALLSIDTFRATVAEAAVSAGALLVNDVSGGTLDDAMFATVGKLGVPYILMHMRGTPQTMTSLTQYDNGLLEELVSYFAVRVAKLREDGVKDIILDPGFGFAKTVEQNYQLLRRLKELQLLELPLLVGLSRKSMTYKPLHVGPEEALTGTIAAHTLALLNGADILRVHDVKEAVHTIEIVKKTITA
- the cdaA gene encoding diadenylate cyclase CdaA; its protein translation is MIQLFSIGFLEINWLDVIDVLLVTVLLYQLYKLLTGSVALKIFLGLLSIYLLYLIVRAAGMELLTIILGQFMGVGVLAAIIVFQPEIRRFLLMIGKTTAFNNDKLFKGFPWRKNENPDKLAITPFIEAAKSLAGKNTGALIVFARSSELRYFAESGDAIDAIVSKRLLISIFNKNSPLHDGAVIIQGNRIKAARCILPVTESNDVPASMGLRHRAAIGLSEVTDSVVLVVSEETGQISIVRNGEVNRNLSAADLRSKLNHYLFDIEPKVVEKVAAA
- a CDS encoding nucleotidyltransferase family protein, encoding MKVISDQIGRIKSLCDQHSVRSLFAFGSVTTERFKADSDIDLVVDIDAADPLEYTDHYFELKFQLEQILQREIDLLEQKAIKNPFLKKEIDRTKILIYGE
- a CDS encoding DUF86 domain-containing protein → MENDIKAWLTDIKRSITEIYDFLPAEKNFSTFQQDLKTRKAVERNLEIIGEALNRILRVNPDIHITNSRRIVDTRNRIIHGYDTVSEEIIWSIVMKELPKLEGEIDRLLL